One Formosa agariphila KMM 3901 genomic window, ATCAGTAATTTGTTTTAAGTGTTTATTAGCATTCTTTTATTTAGTACTGTAATCTGAGTCTGTCCGGAATGGATAGGCGGGAAGATTCTCACCGTTAACTAAATTTACATCTGGTTTTCCTGAAAAGGCATATCTCACATATTTTGGTTGTGTAATTTTATCGTGAGAAAGTAGTATCGTTTCATCTTGAATTTTGGCTATTGCAGGTTTCCATTGCAGCGATTCGTCGGCAATCCAGAAGCCTGTTGGTGCTTTATTATCTTTAGTTTTTAAACCTTTTGCCTGATTAAATTTAACGACCATAACATTATTTTCTTTTTTTAAGGTTTTAAAGGTTGGGCCTTCGGCTATAACATCTTTATTTAAGGTGTATTTGGCAGCTTTAAGGGCAAGTCGTTGTGCAATAGGTAATTTGTCTGTAGGGTGAATGTTTTTTTCGTCACCTAAATCAATTGTATTTACAACAGTAGTGTAGGGAAGTTCTAAAATTTTTAATTGCGATTCTCGCATCCAAGCCCAAGACGGAGCCGTTGGACTTTTTGAATCAATTTCTGGGGAGTTGTAAGTTCCTTTCCCATAACCTGGTAACATTACAATAGAAAAATGCATGTATTCGTTATTCCATTGTGTTCTGTAACGTTCTACCCAAAATTTAAGGATATCTCCATATTCTTTCATTCCTGCAACACGATGAAACCAATTGGTTTCTGTCACTTCTGGCATTCCAGATAGATAACGTGTATTGCGTTCGCCTTGATACCAAACTAAACCTTTGCAGGCATAAGGAGCCAATGGACTCATCATAGCATTGTAAACAATGTTTGGTTGTCTTCTTAAAAACACATCTTCTTCTTTACTCCAGCCATTGGAAGCATCTAGTGCTTTTTGTATTTTATTTTGAGTTAATGTATCCGAATCAAATTCAGACATAATTGTTTTAAAATAAGGTAATTGTTCGGTCATGTCTCGTGGCATCCAGGCCTCAATAGATGTGCTGCCCCAAGAGGTGTTAATTATGCCTACAGGGACATCACCAAGGGTTTCTAAGAAAAATGCAAATCCGAATGCTACAGCGCTAGTGGAAGGTGAGGTAGACCAATGTCCATTTACATCTTGGGCTTCTTCAAAAGAAACAGTATGTTTCACTTCAAAACTGCGAATATGATTAGGAATAGGTTTTAAAGATTTTATTTCAGGAACATTATCTACTTTGAATTCCATATTAGATTGCCCAGAGCAAATCCAAACTTCTCCAACTAAAATATCTGATAAGGTAATTTTGGAATGACCAGAAATAGACATGCTACGTCCAATTTTAGAAACCCCTAAAGGCTCTAATTTAACCATCCATTTACCTTTTGCATCTGTTATGGTAGATTTTTCTTGATTGGCAAATGTGACTGTTATTTTTTCGTTGGGTTTGGCATCGCCCCAAACAGGTACTTCCATTCCAGATTGTAAAACCATATGGTTGCTAAATAAATTAGAAGGTTTTAATTCTTGAGCATATACAGTATAAATCATACTTGTAATAAGAACTATAAATGATATAAAAGCAAATGGTTTCATGAGTTAACTTATAAGAAAGTGCATCATAAAATTATGAAATGTAATCGATGTGTGGATGCTGAAAATAGTTTTGTTTATATCTAAATTAAACATTCGGAACCATAATTGATATTTATGCTAACAAAAAAAGCCTCTACAG contains:
- a CDS encoding sialate O-acetylesterase, with amino-acid sequence MKPFAFISFIVLITSMIYTVYAQELKPSNLFSNHMVLQSGMEVPVWGDAKPNEKITVTFANQEKSTITDAKGKWMVKLEPLGVSKIGRSMSISGHSKITLSDILVGEVWICSGQSNMEFKVDNVPEIKSLKPIPNHIRSFEVKHTVSFEEAQDVNGHWSTSPSTSAVAFGFAFFLETLGDVPVGIINTSWGSTSIEAWMPRDMTEQLPYFKTIMSEFDSDTLTQNKIQKALDASNGWSKEEDVFLRRQPNIVYNAMMSPLAPYACKGLVWYQGERNTRYLSGMPEVTETNWFHRVAGMKEYGDILKFWVERYRTQWNNEYMHFSIVMLPGYGKGTYNSPEIDSKSPTAPSWAWMRESQLKILELPYTTVVNTIDLGDEKNIHPTDKLPIAQRLALKAAKYTLNKDVIAEGPTFKTLKKENNVMVVKFNQAKGLKTKDNKAPTGFWIADESLQWKPAIAKIQDETILLSHDKITQPKYVRYAFSGKPDVNLVNGENLPAYPFRTDSDYSTK